The Bacilli bacterium PM5-9 genomic interval AAGGTAAGAAAAGCTTTTATCCATCAGATATAGGTAAGTCACTAATTACTCTATTTTTGAATCACTTATCTGATATTTCATTTTCAAGCTATTTTTTAATTTGTAAAAATGTGTCAGATAATTATTTAAAAGCAGTATCATTAGATGAAATCCCATGTTATAAATTTTCTGATTTTAAAGATGATGTAATCAAAAAAATAAAAACCGCACTTTCTAAAGAATATGAAAGAATATTTACTAATAATAGTTTCAATAGCATTTCAGAAGAATGCTTAGAAAATTTTTTTACAAATACTTTCATTGTTGTGGATGTATCAAATAAAGAGAATCACATTAAAAATTCCTTGCCCATTTCAAAAATTGATTTAATGGATAGTGATAAGTTAATAAAAATATTTGATGAAATAACTGATAAAAGAGTAAGTTTGAAGAAAATAAATATCGAGAAAAAAACAATTCATCACATTAGTGAGTGCCTAGACTACAAGAAAGTTATTGAAAGAAAAACAATTGAATCATTAATAATTTCTAGAGTAGTTGGATATGATATTTTTAAGTCAGATATGGATATGAATGTACCTATTTACTTTAGTGTTTATCTAGATGGGCTTGATATGGAAGAAAGAAGAGACAAAATTTTGACGGTTAATTCTGAAGTAAGTAAAACATATTTCGATGTGAACAATCCTGAAGTTTTTTTTGAATTTTTAAATGAAGTTATTTGTATTGTTGAAAATGAAAAAAATGTGGATAAAGTATATACTATTTTAATAAAAAATAAAATTAATATACCAAAAACACTTACTGAATTATCGGTAAAATATATGATTAGCATGATATTAGGAGGTCTTTATGATAATTAAAAGAGTAGGGTTAGGAAACTCAAAGGAAGCGTATATTGAGAATAGAATTTCTGCAGGAGTAAATATAATTTACAGTAATGATAATAACAAAGGTAAGACCATTATTATTCAAAGTATTAGTTATGCACTTGGTGCTTCTGATACTTTCCCATCAGGAATAGATGTTTCAAACTATTATGTTTATTTAGAATGTGAAATAGACGGCGATAATTTAGAAATTATTAGAAGGAAAAAAAATGTAATGGTAATTTTTAAAAAAGAATTATATCTGTTTGATACAGTAAGTGAGTTTACATATTTCTTTGATGATAAAATTGCTAAACTGCCAAGGTATATCAAGGATGGAAGAGAAAGGCTTGCTGGATTTTTATTGTTTTATGAAATGTCTATTATTCCGCAAGATAAAAGAAATCCATCAAACATTATTAATAAGGCAGGAACAAATAAAGAAGACTTCTTACAAATGTTATCAAGTATAATGGGATGTAGTTATTCAAGTGAAACAAATATAGAGGATGTAGAAAAAAATATAAAAAATGTGAACTATAAAATTTCTAATGTGTCTAAGAAAATAAATTTTGCAAAGAAAAATAGTCAATTGTATGAAAATTTAAGCACTTCTTTTGATAGAAAGAGTTATGATGAAAGTAATAGAATTATATCAAAATTCGAAAATGAAATATCTGAATATAAAAGAAAACGTACAACTGAAAAAAATAGAATTATTAAATTAAATAATTTACTTAGCGAATTACGTTCAATTTCCAGAAAAATAGATGAAGGTTATTTTATTTGTTCAGAATGTGGTAGTTTAGAGGTTCAATATAAAAAAGGAAATATTGTCTTTGAGACAAGCAATCCAGATGTCCGCTCCAGTATACTTGGAGCAATTGAAAAGCAAATTGAAATTAAAGAATCAATAATTACAGAATACAATAATGAGATTGATAAGATAATTAAGAAAAAAATGCAAACAATAAATAGCATTCCAAGTGATGTTAATGATTATTTTCTACATTTGGATGAGATAAAGAATCTTTCTGTTAATATTGAAAATCTTGATAAATTGAATAGGGAACTTGATGATTTAAAGAAGGAAAGAACAATATTATTAAACTCAGAAAATTCAAG includes:
- a CDS encoding DNA repair exonuclease SbcCD ATPase subunit (product_source=COG0419; cath_funfam=3.30.1120.10; cog=COG0419; superfamily=52540), which codes for MIIKRVGLGNSKEAYIENRISAGVNIIYSNDNNKGKTIIIQSISYALGASDTFPSGIDVSNYYVYLECEIDGDNLEIIRRKKNVMVIFKKELYLFDTVSEFTYFFDDKIAKLPRYIKDGRERLAGFLLFYEMSIIPQDKRNPSNIINKAGTNKEDFLQMLSSIMGCSYSSETNIEDVEKNIKNVNYKISNVSKKINFAKKNSQLYENLSTSFDRKSYDESNRIISKFENEISEYKRKRTTEKNRIIKLNNLLSELRSISRKIDEGYFICSECGSLEVQYKKGNIVFETSNPDVRSSILGAIEKQIEIKESIITEYNNEIDKIIKKKMQTINSIPSDVNDYFLHLDEIKNLSVNIENLDKLNRELDDLKKERTILLNSENSSKEEYKKMLNSIVRKMNELQQKIEKNSEIIYKEIFAKQNSIFSGSTENEYYFCRCVALASIINHDLPIIIDAFRDGELSTTKENNMIDIYKTMNRQVILTATLKDEEFVNKDKYENVSDINAINYESVLTYKLLNESYVNDFKNIINKFGIVLEQS
- a CDS encoding hypothetical protein (product_source=Hypo-rule applied; cath_funfam=3.40.970.40; superfamily=52540,54076), whose protein sequence is MSYTFNRTETNVESGEEYETRTMLYLMNLENIENQLDVFLIDSFNDITGVCTRANWEFIIDAQSKGKKSFYPSDIGKSLITLFLNHLSDISFSSYFLICKNVSDNYLKAVSLDEIPCYKFSDFKDDVIKKIKTALSKEYERIFTNNSFNSISEECLENFFTNTFIVVDVSNKENHIKNSLPISKIDLMDSDKLIKIFDEITDKRVSLKKINIEKKTIHHISECLDYKKVIERKTIESLIISRVVGYDIFKSDMDMNVPIYFSVYLDGLDMEERRDKILTVNSEVSKTYFDVNNPEVFFEFLNEVICIVENEKNVDKVYTILIKNKINIPKTLTELSVKYMISMILGGLYDN